The genomic stretch GGTGGATCGGAGCTCCATAATGGGATCCAATAAACCGGTTGGTCGTATGATCTGTTCTGCGACTACAGCGGAATTCTGCATTTCAAATGGCCGTGGCGTAGCGGAAACAAACAGAACCTGTTTGGCCAAAGCCATAAACTCTTCCATGCTCATGGGACGATTGTCCATTGCAGACGGCAGGCGAAATCCATGTTCCACCAGGGTGGTTTTACGTGATCGGTCACCTTCATACATTCCACCAATTTGTGGTAACGAAACATGACTCTCATCCAGGATGATCAATAAATCGTCCGGGAAAAAATCAATCAGACAAAACGGACGTTCACCCGCTTTGCGTCCGCTAAACCAGCGCGAATAATTTTCAATACCACTACAAAACCCGAGTTCCTGAAGTTGCTCCAGATCATACTCGGTCCGCATACTGATTCGCTGAGCTTCCAGCAACAACCCTCTAGACTCAAAATAGGCGATACGCGCTTTCAACTCATTTCGAATACCTTCGATCGATCCGTCAATTTTGTCTTTCGTAGTGACGTACTGATTGGCTGGGTACAAGTCGAAATAGTTTAGCGACGCACCTGTGTTACCAGTCAAAGGATCCAACTCTTTAATACTATCAATTTCATCTCCCCAGAACTCAACGCGTATGGCTGTTTCCATATAAGCAGGAAATATATCCACCACATCTCCTCGAACACGGAAATTGCCACGGGTCAGGCTCACATCATTTCGATTATACTGGTTATCCACCATTCGATGAAGTAGCGCGTCCCGACCCAGGTCGTCTCCTACTCTGATAGAAATCATAAGTGCCTTGAAATCTTCAGGAGAACCCAGCCCGTAAATACAAGAAACACTCGCCACCACCAACACATCTTTTCGGCTGATCAACGAGCTCGTTGCCGCAATTCGTAAGCGTTCGATATCGTCGTTAATGGAGGAGTCCTTTTCAATATAAGTATCGGTCGATGGGACGTAAGCCTCTGGCTGGTAGTAGTCATAATAACTCACAAAGTATTCGACCGCGTTGTCCGGGAAAAAGTTTTTAAACTCCGAATAAAGTTGGGCAGCCAGCGTTTTATTGTGAGAAATGATCAAGGTCGGCCGTT from Verrucomicrobiota bacterium encodes the following:
- the uvrB gene encoding excinuclease ABC subunit UvrB codes for the protein METPKPFKLAADYTPGGDQAEAIEALVKSINDGNRFQTLLGVTGSGKTFTMANVIEKIQRPTLIISHNKTLAAQLYSEFKNFFPDNAVEYFVSYYDYYQPEAYVPSTDTYIEKDSSINDDIERLRIAATSSLISRKDVLVVASVSCIYGLGSPEDFKALMISIRVGDDLGRDALLHRMVDNQYNRNDVSLTRGNFRVRGDVVDIFPAYMETAIRVEFWGDEIDSIKELDPLTGNTGASLNYFDLYPANQYVTTKDKIDGSIEGIRNELKARIAYFESRGLLLEAQRISMRTEYDLEQLQELGFCSGIENYSRWFSGRKAGERPFCLIDFFPDDLLIILDESHVSLPQIGGMYEGDRSRKTTLVEHGFRLPSAMDNRPMSMEEFMALAKQVLFVSATPRPFEMQNSAVVAEQIIRPTGLLDPIMELRSTKGQVEDLIGEIKLAVDQKERVLVTTLTKRMSEDLTTFFREAKVRVEYLHSDIDAVERIEILRRLRSGDFDVLVGVNLLREGLDLPEVALVAILDADKEGFLRNYTSLVQTAGRAARHEKGRVILYADKMNDSIQKTIEVTAYRRERQEAYNTEHGIIPTSIRRGIQSSLIYKGKEEKSNLVAEALGTDERKQVIAEMEIEMLQAAESLEFERAALLRDQISLLRSGKDSSPSNTKSSKGYGRRKNRRY